The proteins below come from a single Perca flavescens isolate YP-PL-M2 chromosome 8, PFLA_1.0, whole genome shotgun sequence genomic window:
- the LOC114560579 gene encoding SLAM family member 9 — MACFTATLGVIILVGFINLSTAKKDTCDLYAGVGQNLTLPFVYDGLANSHVLRWTHNNTIIFYREKGRVSVGKSEDISAAGSLSLKNLQFSSAGTYQANLLNPNGTLAKTWTHRLCMMDKVSKPQLTYMCDPKSSAVNLNCHAVYPQGLVFSWTLDEKTLTSETRQTLSISLAQLKGERSFTCSVANKVSKEKSDTVRPTCKGPPPPTLFCFTSTTVVAVLAGGASLILLLLIIIIILCCCHRRIKTQMRRRDKGELRMLSLKKRESDSISPEYETMHPNEYTENRPAQLSIVSEGQQPPPVPKPRTKTPQTPNI, encoded by the coding sequence ATGGCATGTTTTACTGCCACACTTGGTGTGATCATTCTGGTGGGATTCATCAACCTCTCAACAGCAAAGAAGGATACCTGTGATCTTTATGCTGGAGTTGGACAGAATCTAACGCTGCCGTTTGTGTATGATGGACTGGCAAACTCACATGTGCTGAGATGGACTCATAATAACACAATCATTTTCTACAGAGAAAAAGGGAGAGTGTCTGTTGGAAAGTCAGAGGACATCTCTGCAGCGGGATCTCTTTCGCTGAAGAACCTACAATTCTCAAGTGCAGGGACTTACCAAGCTAATTTGCTGAATCCAAATGGTACACTGGCTAAAACGTGGACTCATCGTCTCTGTATGATGGACAAGGTATCAAAACCTCAACTCACTTACATGTGTGACCCCAAGTCTAGTGCTGTTAATCTAAATTGCCATGCAGTCTATCCTCAGGGTTTGGTGTTCTCATGGACACTTGATGAAAAGACCTTAACAAGCGAAACAAGACAAACACTGAGCATATCACTGGCCCAGTTGAAAGGGGAGAGGAGTTTTACCTGTAGTGTTGCAAACAAAGTCAGCAAGGAGAAGAGTGACACTGTCCGTCCAACCTGCAAAGGTCCACCACCACCAACTTTATTCTGTTTTACATCCACAACGGTTGTAGCAGTGCTGGCAGGTGGAGCCAGTCTGATTCTGCTCTTGCTCATCATAATCATCATATTATGTTGCTGCCACAGACGCATCAAAACCCAAATGAGACGCAGGGATAAAGGGGAGCTGAGGATGCTTTCTCTAAAGAAACGAGAGTCTGACTCCATCAGCCCAGAGTATGAGACTATGCACCCGAATGAGTATACTGAAAACAGGCCTGCACAGCTCTCCATAGTTTCTGAAGGACAACAACCTCCACCTGTGCCGAAGCCGAGGACAAAAACTCCCCAGACACCAAACATTTGA